A stretch of Caenibius tardaugens NBRC 16725 DNA encodes these proteins:
- a CDS encoding glycosyltransferase encodes MIASRRVLSLSTLYPNALSPRFGTFVARSLEALAARGDWDVTVVNPIGIPPIAFGPYRALRDAALDGVEGGVQVYRPRFTLIPRVGGRFNPGAIVRAALPLVRRLHAEKPFDVIDAQFFYPDGPAIARIAAALNVPYSIKARGADISFWGRKPYALRMMREAADGATGLLAVSRALADDMATIGLPSDRMSLHYTGLDRTLFHPRNRAETRRHLASLHGTALPASGRLLATVGALIPRKGQAYVIRALPDLPDAHLLLVGKGQDESLLRDLAKELGVAERVHFLGSLDHTALPLVLAACDAMVLPSASEGLANAWVEALACGTPLVITEAGGARELVKDDSAGLIVPRDSRAIAAAVRDLLSSPRDPAVVAAHAAPFSWENNAAALAAWYESLAGAH; translated from the coding sequence ATGATCGCATCGCGCCGGGTTCTTTCTCTTTCGACCCTTTACCCCAATGCCCTGTCCCCCCGCTTCGGCACCTTCGTCGCGCGCAGTCTCGAAGCACTGGCCGCGCGGGGCGACTGGGATGTCACGGTCGTCAATCCGATCGGCATCCCGCCGATAGCTTTCGGCCCCTATCGCGCCTTGCGTGATGCAGCATTGGATGGCGTGGAAGGCGGTGTGCAAGTCTATCGGCCTCGCTTCACCCTGATCCCGCGCGTGGGTGGACGGTTCAACCCGGGCGCGATCGTGCGCGCCGCTTTGCCCCTGGTCCGGCGGCTTCATGCCGAGAAGCCGTTCGACGTGATCGACGCGCAGTTCTTTTACCCCGATGGCCCTGCGATTGCCCGGATCGCCGCCGCGCTGAATGTGCCCTATTCCATCAAGGCGCGCGGGGCGGATATCTCGTTTTGGGGGCGCAAACCCTATGCCTTGCGCATGATGCGTGAGGCTGCGGATGGCGCGACAGGATTGTTGGCGGTCAGCCGCGCCCTTGCCGACGATATGGCCACCATTGGCCTGCCGTCAGACAGGATGTCCCTGCATTATACCGGGCTGGACCGCACCTTGTTTCACCCCCGCAACAGGGCCGAAACGCGCAGGCACTTAGCATCCCTGCATGGCACCGCCCTGCCCGCGTCAGGCCGCCTGCTGGCTACGGTTGGCGCCCTGATCCCGCGCAAGGGGCAGGCTTATGTCATCCGCGCGCTACCCGACCTGCCCGATGCCCATCTCCTGCTTGTCGGCAAGGGGCAGGACGAAAGCCTGCTGCGCGATCTGGCGAAGGAACTGGGGGTCGCGGAACGCGTGCATTTTCTCGGTTCGCTCGACCACACGGCTTTGCCGCTGGTGCTGGCAGCCTGCGACGCGATGGTCCTGCCATCCGCCAGCGAAGGCCTGGCCAACGCCTGGGTGGAAGCACTTGCCTGCGGCACGCCGCTGGTGATCACCGAAGCCGGTGGCGCGCGCGAACTGGTGAAAGACGACAGCGCCGGGCTGATCGTTCCGCGCGATTCCCGCGCCATTGCAGCAGCGGTGCGCGATCTGCTCTCCTCACCGCGCGATCCGGCGGTGGTGGCGGCGCATGCGGCGCCCTTCAGTTGGGAAAACAATGCGGCCGCGCTTGCCGCCTGGTACGAAAGTCTGGCCGGCGCACACTAG
- a CDS encoding helix-turn-helix domain-containing protein, with amino-acid sequence MINRIRDIRKEKGMTLADVAAACAPATTAQTIGRLETGMRNLSLGWMNRIAAALGVDPEMLVRGEDAAPAQIVARLTESGAEALANPRDAILPSDLAGGDALLCLAVDSSAGEYRAGDQLWLRQIAPEDSVQAINRDVLVPRKGGRFAFGRLIDRSGTLVGLLPPGIGQRQIVIDNPPWLAVAHMLVRKL; translated from the coding sequence GTGGCCGCTGCCTGCGCACCCGCAACGACGGCGCAGACCATCGGTCGGCTCGAAACCGGGATGCGCAATCTTTCGCTCGGCTGGATGAACCGCATTGCTGCGGCGCTGGGGGTCGATCCCGAAATGCTGGTGCGTGGTGAAGATGCCGCCCCGGCACAGATTGTCGCCCGCCTGACGGAAAGCGGCGCGGAAGCGCTGGCCAACCCGCGCGATGCCATTCTACCCAGCGATCTGGCAGGAGGGGATGCGCTGCTTTGCCTCGCAGTGGATAGCAGCGCCGGGGAATATCGTGCGGGCGATCAACTCTGGCTGCGACAGATTGCGCCGGAAGACAGTGTCCAGGCTATCAACCGTGACGTACTGGTCCCGCGCAAGGGCGGGCGCTTCGCTTTCGGCCGCCTGATCGACCGCAGCGGCACGCTTGTCGGGCTTCTGCCCCCGGGTATCGGACAGCGGCAGATCGTCATCGACAATCCCCCATGGCTGGCCGTTGCGCATATGCTGGTGCGCAAACTATGA